The following proteins are co-located in the Silene latifolia isolate original U9 population chromosome 1, ASM4854445v1, whole genome shotgun sequence genome:
- the LOC141604606 gene encoding putative dolichyl pyrophosphate Man9GlcNAc2 alpha-1,3-glucosyltransferase, producing the protein MENKTEIKDIRDQQEDSPWWWIANKGLGVSFICVSLFAVLVRLAVSLHPYSGAGTPPKFGDFEAQRHWMEITVNLPVKDWYRNSTINDLSYWGLDYPPLTAYQSYVHGLILKFFLPESVALFTSRGHESYLGKLLMRWTVLSSDILVFFPAVFCFILAYRVARPRKHQSDIVWLSTMILINPSLIIIDHGHFQFNCISLGLTMGAIAAIISSRDLVACALFTLALSHKQMSAYFAPAFFSHLLGRCLRRHNPFLEVSKLGFVVIGTIAVVWWPYLHSKEAFFEVLARLAPFERGIYEDYVANFWCTTSVLIKWKKLFATQSLKLISLVATISACLPSMIQQIKYPCNKGFLYGLLNSSFAFYLFSYQVHEKSILLPLLPASLMALEEPMVFRWLTKFALFSMFPLVCRDQLVLAYFSLFILFDLTFYAPPRRRSSKKFKTSPRRTLLMFLLLLCILVIHIVYLTLRPPERYPFLFEAILMMVCFSQFVLLALYTNSRQWMLSKRYASMENDKKVL; encoded by the exons ATGGAGAACAAAACGGAAATCAAAGATATCCGTGATCAGCAGGAGGATAGTCCATGGTGGTGGATAGCTAACAAGGGTTTGGGAGTCTCTTTTATATGTGTATCTCTGTTTGCTGTATTAGTTAGGCTGGCTGTTTCACTACACCCATATTCGGGGGCTGGAACACCTCCCAAGTTTGGAGATTTTGAAGCACAAAGGCATTGGATGGAGATAACAGTTAATCTTCCTGTTAAGGATTGGTATCGTAATAGCACCATCAATGACCTTAGCTATTGGGGCCTTGATTATCCTCCACTGACTGCTTACCAAAGTTATGTTCATGGCCTCATCTTGAAGTTTTTCCTCCCAGAATCTGTCGCCCTTTTCACTTCTCGTGGTCACGAGTCTTATCTTGG GAAGTTGCTGATGAGATGGACAGTCTTGTCTTCTGATATCTTGGTGTTCTTTCCTGCCGTTTTTTGCTTTATTCTAGCGTATAGAGTTGCTCGCCCTCGGAAGCATCAAAGTGATATAGTGTGGCTTAGCACAATGATCCTTATTAATCCATCCCTCATTATTATAGACCATGGCCATTTTCAG TTTAACTGTATCAGTTTGGGTCTCACTATGGGTGCTATTGCTGCTATTATCTCTAGCAGGGACCTGGTAGCATGTGCATTGTTCACTCTGGCCCTAAGCCATAAGCAG ATGAGTGCATATTTTGCACCCGCTTTTTTCAGCCATCTTCTTGGCAGATGCTTAAGACGTCACAACCCGTTCCTTGAGGTGTCAAAATTGGGATTTGTTGTTATCGGGACAATTGCTGTAGTCTGGTGGCCGTATCTTCATTCTAAAGAAGCCTTCTTTGAA GTTTTAGCCCGGCTTGCTCCTTTTGAGAGAGGGATTTACGAGGACTATGTGGCCAACTTCTGGTGCACAACATCAGTTCTTATTAAGTGGAAAAAATTATTCGCTACACAATCATTGAAGCTGATTAGCCTGGTCGCCACCATCTCAGCATGTTTGCCTTCAATGATTCAGCAGATAAAGTATCCATGCAACAAAGGATTCCTCTATGGCTTACTTAATAGTTCTTTCGCATTTTACTTGTTTTCGTATCAAG TCCATGAGAAGTCTATCTTGCTGCCTCTTCTACCAGCAAGCCTTATGGCTCTTGAAGAGCCTATGGTTTTCAGATGGCTAACAAAATTTGCTTTGTTCTCGATGTTTCCTCTTGTGTGTCGTGATCAACTTGTGTTGGCATACTTTTCTCTCTTCATTCTGTTTGACCTTACCTTCTATGCACCACCAAGAAGGAGAAGTTCTAAGAAGTTCAAAACTTCACCCAGGAGAACATTGCTCATGTTCTTGCTCCTCTTATGCATTTTGGTTATTCATATAGTTTATTTAACCTTGCGTCCTCCAGAAAGGTATCCTTTCCTCTTTGAGGCTATACTTATGATGGTCTGCTTCTCTCAGTTTGTTTTACTTGCTCTTTACACTAATAGTAGACAATGGATGCTGAGTAAACGGTACGCTTCCATGGAAAATGATAAGAAAGTTCTGTAA